The proteins below are encoded in one region of Arthrobacter sp. CJ23:
- a CDS encoding methyltransferase, translating to MNPLDLDGLFGSLRRFPDVEAENLQAHDATDRLLLETAAGYVTGPETRVAVIGDRYGALTLGALAALGVGHVRVSQDLYTGTLALQHNAEAVGLSGRFEQLGLGAGLLDGAEVVVLQLPKALAELEEIADAVARFAAPDAVLLAGGRVKHMSLGMNAVLEQRFGSVQAQLAQRKSRVLVAAQPKDVPGDPTFPVSEENSELGITVCAHGAAFSGTRLDIGTRFLLGYLDRLPDARHAVDLGCGTGILATMYAKSRPDALVTATDQSAAAVASAKATAAANGLASRITAVQDDAMSTFEAGSADLILLNPPFHLGASVHAGAALKMFEAAARVLAPGGELWTVYNSHLQYRPALERLIGATTEEGRNPKFTVTRSTRR from the coding sequence GTGAACCCACTGGATCTTGACGGCTTGTTCGGCAGCCTCCGCCGCTTCCCCGATGTCGAGGCAGAGAACCTGCAGGCCCATGACGCCACGGACCGGCTCCTCCTGGAAACCGCGGCCGGATACGTCACCGGGCCGGAAACCCGCGTCGCCGTGATCGGTGACCGCTACGGTGCCCTGACGCTCGGCGCATTGGCGGCCCTCGGCGTCGGGCATGTCCGGGTGTCCCAGGATCTGTACACCGGCACGCTTGCCCTGCAGCACAACGCAGAGGCCGTCGGCCTGTCCGGCCGTTTCGAGCAGCTCGGCCTGGGAGCCGGACTGCTGGACGGCGCCGAGGTGGTGGTCCTGCAGCTGCCCAAGGCGCTGGCCGAGCTGGAGGAAATCGCCGACGCCGTCGCCCGCTTTGCTGCCCCGGATGCGGTCCTGCTCGCCGGGGGCCGCGTCAAGCACATGTCCCTGGGCATGAACGCCGTCCTCGAGCAGAGATTCGGATCGGTCCAAGCGCAGCTCGCGCAGCGTAAGTCCCGGGTCCTGGTGGCGGCGCAGCCCAAGGACGTGCCGGGTGACCCGACGTTCCCGGTGTCCGAGGAGAACAGCGAACTCGGTATCACGGTCTGCGCCCACGGCGCCGCGTTCTCGGGGACCCGGCTGGACATCGGCACGCGGTTCCTGCTCGGATACCTGGACCGCCTGCCGGACGCACGCCATGCGGTGGACCTTGGCTGCGGCACCGGCATCCTGGCCACGATGTACGCCAAGAGCCGGCCGGACGCCCTTGTCACGGCCACAGACCAGTCGGCCGCCGCAGTCGCCTCGGCCAAGGCCACCGCTGCTGCCAATGGCTTGGCATCGCGCATCACCGCGGTCCAGGACGACGCGATGTCCACGTTCGAGGCCGGCAGCGCGGACCTCATCCTGTTGAACCCGCCGTTCCACCTGGGCGCCAGCGTTCACGCCGGCGCCGCGCTGAAGATGTTCGAGGCGGCTGCCCGGGTCCTGGCTCCTGGCGGTGAACTGTGGACGGTCTACAACAGCCACCTGCAGTACCGCCCGGCACTGGAGCGGCTCATCGGCGCCACCACCGAAGAGGGCCGGAATCCGAAGTTCACGGTGACCCGGAGCACCCGCCGCTGA